CAAAGGAAAGTACCACAAAAACGTTTATGATATCATTGAAATGACTTGAGAAACCAGTTAGTCCCCTggagctttattattattattattattggcaaGTCCTGTCATGAAAATGCCCTCATGATTCAGACCTTTGCAATTTTTCCAAAGCTCCTTCCCACCGGAACAAGTCTTAACGGAAAAGCACGAGATGTACAGAGAAGACTGGGATCACCTCTCCCACAGCATTGGAAGAGCTGATGAAAAGGAGCAGGTCCTCTAACCCAGAGAATCTTCTGGGTGGTGACTTTTTTTGCCTGTGGGCCATGACGCTCCATCCTCACAACAACTGCAGAATGAAACAGTGCACCTCCAACAAAGCTCACATACCCTGCCGAGCTCCCCTGCGATGGAGGCTTCCAGAATGCAAATACTACCTAGGCATCTCGGATGGATTTGATTTCAATCAACATTAGTGCCAAATGAACATCTTTGATATGCAAAATGTCTATGCTACTGAATAATACAGAATTATCTTTCCCCACAAAAACTTTCTTCTAGGAGGTTAAAGGAAATAGTCGATCTGTAAACGTTAATATACCTATTgtaaagatgaagaaattgagggaCAGTAATTAAAGGAATCAAATGATCAGAAGAACTGGAACCCATATCATCTTAGGGAAAGTTAATATTTTATGATCTTTAATAAAGCAGGGCTATTATAATCCTCATATGGAAGTATGTTGAAAGTTTATAGctaaagaatattaaaatcacattttatcAATAACTTTTCACATGCTGAACAatagcaatttaatttttaaatgagaatttaaaaataccaaatagAATTACGGACCAAGCTGAAATGCTTGGTTTCtacatattttaaacaatattacaTTATACAATTAACTCACTTTAAGTTCATAAAAATTCAATCTACATTATAAATAATTTGGTATGCAGATTTGCTAGTTTTAATTGTAGTTTAAAGTTTATGTAAGCATGCACAATTAAGTGAATAAAACTAGGTAACCAAACCACTgttggtgaaaaagcaagataaGTACATGCTCTCAGTCTTGTTTGTTGTGGCCCATTTTAACTGGTGAGTACATGGCTCCCACTAATTAGAACAACTgctgtctatttttaaattcatttgctCACAAGAGCCAGTGAATGTGTATGTGGATATTATCTGTGTggggaagaaacaaaataaattctcTGACAACCTTGCCCATTCTTAATTATTCTTCAaggatttttttaattagcagaaGTGAATGCCAAGCAGGCTTTAAGCCAAATCTATCGAGATTTTCCCCATGTCATGGTATTAAACTATTATCAGGCCTTTGCGGCCTGCATGAACTCTAACATGTTTAATGAAAGGGAGACCTGTTTACCTATTCCCTAAAGAACTAGGTCCTTGACAGCACTTAGACAAGATGGAGGCTTGTTGGTGTCTGGAGAGATTCACTGAAGAAAATCTTAGTAAAATGATTAACTTGAATAGCAACTAAAAAGTTATATCTACTAATTTTATGCtgggatcaatgaaacaaaatggaaaaaagtatTCCTTGTTTTAAAATCTCTCAGGAAAATACTTGTGGCAACAGTTGATTTAGTGATGTATCTGAATATGCCGCCCAACAACTAGAAATAGTAATCCagctagcaaagaaaaaaatatcccaGCTGGGGCCAGGAAAAATGACCAGCCATACAGAACAGAAGGGGTGAAATCCAGGCAGTCCTTCATTTTCATGTTTCGGTAGCTTTCCATGTCAGCCACTGCCTGGACCCAGATGACATACAGCATCACCACCAATGAAAATAGGATGCCTGAGAAGGATGAAACAAAAGACTGTTAGCCTTTCTGAAGATGTTTTCTCAAGAACGCTATCTAAACCAATCATTGACCGGATGACAAGCTCCTGCAAATATATTTCTAGCAAAATCAAATACTCTATGTCAGACCTTTTATTATGTGCTTTAtagatatttcttttatctttcatcTTCAAAGCATTGAGAGGAGGGCTATAGTACCCTAAGAACAGCAATCACTGAcaggtatttattgagtgtttcctGTGTGCCAGGGACTGTAGTAAGTGCTTGTGAACATTAGTGAAAATCTCAGCATTTGTAGAATTTatattctaacttttttttttttttttttttactgtacaaGTGGTTTGGGATGAGCACTATACTATGTTATTTCTTTCAATACATAGAATAAACCATTGAAATAGATATACTTATCACCTGGTTTTAGATATACACAAACGCAGACAGTGGTTTTCAAAGCTGATTTTCAGCCCAGGTCTTTCTGACTCTTGTTATACTATTATAACCCAGCTAACTAATGCTGCAATTAAATACGGttataaaaatgaaaccaaagtAAGCACCAGACAAGAATGGAGATGAAAACACTGAACAAACATAAAAGAATATACATGATTCTTCagaatctaaatatatatatacacacatatatatatacacacactaaagATTGATTACAGCATAAAGAAAACATTGTCTTGAATAAATGAGGGAGGAAGATTGATGAAAAAAGATT
The window above is part of the Symphalangus syndactylus isolate Jambi chromosome 14, NHGRI_mSymSyn1-v2.1_pri, whole genome shotgun sequence genome. Proteins encoded here:
- the TMEM182 gene encoding transmembrane protein 182 isoform X6 → MIENVTFHHEGFFWRCWFNGIVEENDSNIWKFWYTNQPPSKNCTHAYLSPYPFMRGEHNSTSYDSAVSILFSLVVMLYVIWVQAVADMESYRNMKMKDCLDFTPSVLYGWSFFLAPAGIFFSLLAGLLFLVVGRHIQIHH